The segment GCTTATTGTCTGGGTGCGGAAGGGATTGAAACAGACGTTCAATTAACGAAAGATGACATTCCGGTATTGATTCATGATGAACAAGTAAAACGAACAACAAATAGTACCGGTTACGTAAGGGATTTCACATTTAATCAACTAAAACAGTTTGATGCTGGTTCTTGGTTTTCGAAAGAAATTGGTCATGCAACAATCGTTTCCCTTGACGAATTCCTGCAATGGATACACGATAAGCCTTTATGTTTAAATATTGAGCTTAAAAATAATAAAATAGATTATAAGAATCTGGAAGCAATCGTTTATGAAATGATCGATTCCTATCAATTACTAAATCGTACCATATTATCTACATTTAATCCAAACAGTCTAAAACGATTGAGGGAATTTAAAGATATCGAAATTGCCCTTTTAACATTGAAAAAGAATAAAAACCTTGTATCATATGCTCGTGAACTTGGTGCAAATGCAATACATATAAGATACCGTTTACTCGATCCATTCCTTGTTGAAAAGTCCCACAAGGAAAATATGCCAATTCGCGTATTTACAGTTAATAAATTCGCGCATGTGAAAAAGTGTTTATCTTTAGGCTGTAATGGTATTTTTACTGATGTTCCAGATAAGGCTCTGCAATACCGGCAAATGCTCAGGTAATGACTAAGGAGAATTTTAAACAGGAGCAATGACTAGGATTTTAAAACAATACGTTGGAGGATTAGCTATGGAACTGACTTTTCTGGGTACTGGTGCTGGCGTTCCATCAAAAGAACGGAATGTATCAGCTATTATCCTGACATTACTGCAAGAACAAAACAGTATATGGCTATTTGATTGCGGGGAATCTACCCAGCATCAAATATTACATACAAATATTAAACCAGGAAAAATCAATAAAATTTTTATTACACATATGCATGGAGATCATATATTTGGTTTGCCTGGGTTACTCAGCAGCCGGTCTTTTCAAGGTGGATCCGATTTATTAACCGTGTATGGTCCTGCAGGGATTAAAAATTTCATTGAGACAAGTCTTCAAGCAAGCGCAACGCACCTAGCTTATCCACTATCCATTATCGAATATAGTGCGGGGAGGCTTTTTGAAGATGAACTATTTCAGGTTTATACAGAAAAACTGGACCATGCCATACCAAGCTATGGTTTTCGTATTGTGGAAAAAGATAAACCAGGTGAACTATTGGTGAATAAGTTAAAGGATTTCGGTATTATGCCTGGGCCCATATACAAGCAAATAAAGGAAAATGACGTTGTGGAAACAACAGATGGACAGGTGATTCATCGGAAATATTTTATCGGTCCTGATAAAAAAGGACGCATCATAAGTATTTTGGGGGACACACGATCATCTTACCAATACCGTTCATTTGTTGAGGATTCAGATATACTTATCCATGAAGCTACATTTGGAAAAGAAAAAGAAACAATGGCACATCAGTATTTTCATTCGACGACTACACAGGCAGCCACACTTGCCAAACAGAGTAATGTTAAAAGATTAGTATTAACTCATATATCCTCTCGCTATCAAAAGGAAGAAACCCGAGAGTTAGTAACAGAAGCAAGGGAGATTTTCCCAAACACTGTGCTTGCTAATGATTTTCAACACGTGGCTATAGACAAAAAGTAGAGGAGAGATTTTACATGAAGCAAATCGAGGAAGTTGTTGCCCATCAACGCGCGTTTTTTCTGAATGGAAACACTTTGGACTACGCCGTTCGCAAAGAGCAATTACAAAAATTAAAAGAAATGCTAAAAACGAATGAAAGAGGGATTTATCACGCGCTTAAAAAAGATTTAAATAAATCAAGGCATGAAACCCTTACAACGGAACTAGGCTTTTTATACACCGAACTGGATTTTGCAATTAAAAATCTCAGTGGTTGGATGGAACCAACGAAAGTTCGTTCACCTATCACGCATAAAGGAAGCAAAAGCTTTATTTTAAAAGAACCCTATGGTGTCAGTCTGATAATGTCTCCATGGAATTACCCCCTGCAATTAGCACTTGCCCCTGCTATTGGTGCAATTGCTGCAGGGAATTGTGTTGTGTTAAAACCATCCGAACATACAGAGGCTACCTCAGCACTGCTTGCAGACATGATACAAGATACCTTTAATCCTTCTTATATCACTGTCCTGGAGGGAGGAAAGGAAACAAGCGAGGAATTATTAAAGCAGCGATTTGATTATATATTCTTCACAGGAAGTACAGAGGTCGGGAAAGTAATTATGAAAGAAGCTAGCACACATCTGACTCCCGTAACACTCGAATTAGGTGGTAAAAGCCCGGCAATTGTTGATAAGGATGCAAATATAAACCTGGCTGCCAAGCGAATCGTCTGGGGGAAATTTACGAATGCAGGGCAAACATGTGTAGCACCTGATTACGTATATGTACATGAAAAAGTTAAATTTAAATTATTAAAAGCAATGAAAAAACAAATTAAATCTTTTTATGGGAAGGAGCCATTGAAGAATGATGATTACATACGTATCATCAACGAAAAGCACTTTAATAGATTGGTCCAATTCCTATCTGAAGGAACCCCGTTGCATGGTGGTGACACCGATCCGGCCGCATTAAAAATAGAGCCAACGATTCTTGATAAAATTACCTGGAACCATTCGATTATGCAGGAAGAAATATTTGGTCCCATCCTCCCCATTTTATCTTTTACCAATGTAGAGGATGCTGCAGCAGTCATCAGAGCTAAGGAAAAACCACTAGCACTTTACTATTTTAGTGAAGATGGCAAAATGCAGGAACAAATTATGCAGTATTTATCCTTTGGCGGAGGCTCGATTAATGATACGATATATCACTTGAGCAACCCTCATCTGCCTTTTGGGGGTGTCGGTGCAAGTGGAATGGGCTCATACCATGGTAAATATAGTTTTGATACATTTTCACATGATAAAAGCATTTTAAAGCAATCTACCAAATTTGATATTCCTTTCCGTTACCCGGGCAACAAATTTGCAGAATCCGTTACAAAAAGAATCATGAAATAATAAACAAGCTCACAGCCTCTTATTTGGATGTGAGCTTGTTATTTTCTTTTATAATCATCCAGAAAATCTTTTTGAAAACTTGTCCTTGGTTGA is part of the Virgibacillus sp. NKC19-16 genome and harbors:
- the rnz gene encoding ribonuclease Z; the encoded protein is MELTFLGTGAGVPSKERNVSAIILTLLQEQNSIWLFDCGESTQHQILHTNIKPGKINKIFITHMHGDHIFGLPGLLSSRSFQGGSDLLTVYGPAGIKNFIETSLQASATHLAYPLSIIEYSAGRLFEDELFQVYTEKLDHAIPSYGFRIVEKDKPGELLVNKLKDFGIMPGPIYKQIKENDVVETTDGQVIHRKYFIGPDKKGRIISILGDTRSSYQYRSFVEDSDILIHEATFGKEKETMAHQYFHSTTTQAATLAKQSNVKRLVLTHISSRYQKEETRELVTEAREIFPNTVLANDFQHVAIDKK
- a CDS encoding aldehyde dehydrogenase; this encodes MKQIEEVVAHQRAFFLNGNTLDYAVRKEQLQKLKEMLKTNERGIYHALKKDLNKSRHETLTTELGFLYTELDFAIKNLSGWMEPTKVRSPITHKGSKSFILKEPYGVSLIMSPWNYPLQLALAPAIGAIAAGNCVVLKPSEHTEATSALLADMIQDTFNPSYITVLEGGKETSEELLKQRFDYIFFTGSTEVGKVIMKEASTHLTPVTLELGGKSPAIVDKDANINLAAKRIVWGKFTNAGQTCVAPDYVYVHEKVKFKLLKAMKKQIKSFYGKEPLKNDDYIRIINEKHFNRLVQFLSEGTPLHGGDTDPAALKIEPTILDKITWNHSIMQEEIFGPILPILSFTNVEDAAAVIRAKEKPLALYYFSEDGKMQEQIMQYLSFGGGSINDTIYHLSNPHLPFGGVGASGMGSYHGKYSFDTFSHDKSILKQSTKFDIPFRYPGNKFAESVTKRIMK
- a CDS encoding glycerophosphodiester phosphodiesterase; this encodes MNPKIFAHRGASRRAPENTMSAFKLAYCLGAEGIETDVQLTKDDIPVLIHDEQVKRTTNSTGYVRDFTFNQLKQFDAGSWFSKEIGHATIVSLDEFLQWIHDKPLCLNIELKNNKIDYKNLEAIVYEMIDSYQLLNRTILSTFNPNSLKRLREFKDIEIALLTLKKNKNLVSYARELGANAIHIRYRLLDPFLVEKSHKENMPIRVFTVNKFAHVKKCLSLGCNGIFTDVPDKALQYRQMLR